Proteins from one SAR324 cluster bacterium genomic window:
- a CDS encoding MFS transporter: TTLLFSVEACASLLLVGQTSKMMDLYGHKVMMITGLVLQAGHLLLMTQATSVGSWLVLMAVMGMAGPLFSIGGNAMVADLLPNHQRAQAYALLRMAINLGVVTGPLIGGWIIAEYSFQTAFWTTASLLLLLTGLAHWFLQETRPEAKKRNSSVESECLE; the protein is encoded by the coding sequence GACCACCTTGCTGTTCAGTGTAGAAGCCTGTGCCAGCCTGCTTTTGGTGGGACAAACCAGCAAAATGATGGATCTGTACGGTCACAAGGTCATGATGATTACTGGGCTCGTGCTGCAAGCTGGCCATCTGCTGTTGATGACACAAGCCACTTCGGTCGGTAGCTGGCTGGTGCTGATGGCGGTGATGGGGATGGCCGGTCCTCTGTTCTCCATAGGGGGCAATGCGATGGTGGCTGATTTACTACCTAATCACCAGCGAGCACAGGCTTACGCACTACTGCGAATGGCGATCAATCTCGGTGTGGTGACTGGTCCACTAATCGGTGGCTGGATCATCGCCGAGTATTCCTTCCAGACCGCTTTCTGGACAACAGCTTCCCTGTTACTACTCCTCACCGGACTGGCCCACTGGTTCCTGCAGGAAACCCGACCTGAGGCTAAAAAAAGAAATTCCTCAGTCGAATCAGAGTGTCTGGAATGA
- a CDS encoding MFS transporter: MLFSVNALIVVLFQYTTTRWASHFSPFLMMAVGALIYAFALGSIPFLETFVFFVGAMMVLTIGEMVINPTVTSYVSNLAPDQMRARYMGMLEMVYRVAMGTSPLVAGLINDLAAPSLIWVYGCLISLVGAVGFLGMYLRRFARS; encoded by the coding sequence CTGCTCTTCAGTGTGAACGCCCTAATTGTTGTGCTTTTTCAGTACACCACCACTCGTTGGGCTTCACACTTTTCACCCTTTCTGATGATGGCTGTGGGGGCTCTGATCTATGCCTTCGCACTGGGCAGCATTCCTTTTCTGGAAACCTTTGTGTTCTTCGTAGGCGCGATGATGGTGTTGACTATCGGAGAAATGGTGATCAACCCAACGGTGACCAGCTATGTCTCGAATCTGGCGCCAGACCAAATGCGAGCTCGCTACATGGGAATGCTGGAGATGGTCTATCGGGTGGCAATGGGGACCAGTCCACTTGTGGCTGGACTGATCAATGATTTGGCAGCCCCCTCACTGATCTGGGTCTATGGTTGCCTGATCAGTCTGGTGGGTGCAGTTGGTTTCTTAGGCATGTATCTGAGAAGATTTGCAAGAAGTTGA
- a CDS encoding Gfo/Idh/MocA family oxidoreductase, with product MSEIDIDALRRKFGRRLRIGFVGGGRDSVIGGTHLAAMRVDGFFELHAGVFSVDSAVSEATARAEFLDSDRVYESFNEMAEKEVQREDGIEVVLIATPPHIHFEATKAFLTRGIDVICEKPIAVSREQAVQLDKLARQHGRLFCLTHCYTGYPMIREARAMVRSGQLGKIRILEAELAAGDPGVSFEPENPADRHWRFREDIMGKGVILGEVASHAHHLLHYVYGEEISAVSAEMSIFVPRRVVYDNAYLTTRYASGARGRIWGSYIAAGNDHGLCFRIYGELGGLHWHQEDPEVLWFKPIGGKAQRIARGYQDLSSWASRGSRFRPGHPEGYALAFANLYADFGCAVMARQLGLPYEQFYDALPNTRDGIITMSLIEAAVASNDNNGRWQPVPSILSVSAT from the coding sequence ATGAGTGAAATTGATATTGATGCACTCCGTAGAAAATTTGGTCGCCGACTACGCATTGGATTTGTTGGCGGTGGCAGAGACTCTGTCATTGGAGGAACCCATTTGGCTGCAATGCGAGTCGATGGGTTTTTCGAACTCCATGCAGGAGTCTTTTCTGTAGATTCTGCAGTTTCTGAGGCCACTGCAAGAGCAGAATTTCTTGATAGTGATCGAGTTTACGAAAGCTTTAACGAAATGGCTGAAAAGGAGGTACAGCGAGAGGATGGAATTGAAGTGGTACTGATTGCGACACCTCCCCACATCCATTTTGAAGCAACAAAAGCATTTCTGACAAGAGGAATCGATGTTATCTGTGAAAAACCGATAGCTGTTAGCAGAGAACAGGCCGTGCAGTTGGATAAACTGGCCCGACAGCATGGTCGACTGTTTTGCCTTACCCATTGCTACACGGGTTATCCAATGATCCGTGAAGCTCGCGCAATGGTTCGTTCTGGTCAGCTTGGCAAAATTCGAATTCTCGAAGCTGAACTAGCTGCAGGAGATCCAGGTGTCAGCTTCGAACCCGAGAACCCTGCAGATCGACATTGGCGCTTTCGGGAAGACATCATGGGTAAAGGGGTGATTCTTGGCGAAGTAGCTTCGCATGCCCATCACCTCCTCCATTACGTTTATGGAGAAGAGATCAGCGCAGTATCTGCTGAGATGTCCATCTTTGTTCCTAGGCGAGTGGTGTATGACAACGCTTATTTGACTACCCGCTATGCCAGCGGTGCTCGTGGTCGAATATGGGGAAGCTACATTGCTGCAGGTAATGATCATGGACTTTGTTTCCGAATCTATGGCGAGCTGGGTGGTCTGCACTGGCATCAGGAAGATCCAGAAGTTCTTTGGTTCAAACCGATCGGTGGCAAGGCACAAAGAATCGCTCGTGGATATCAAGATTTATCTTCCTGGGCATCTAGGGGCAGCCGATTCAGACCAGGACATCCAGAAGGGTATGCGTTGGCATTTGCTAATCTCTATGCAGATTTTGGTTGTGCTGTGATGGCACGCCAACTGGGTTTACCGTATGAGCAGTTTTACGATGCATTGCCAAATACAAGAGATGGGATTATCACAATGTCTTTGATCGAGGCTGCAGTTGCGTCCAATGACAATAATGGTCGTTGGCAGCCAGTTCCCAGCATATTATCAGTAAGCGCCACTTAG